The sequence GGATCTCCGGAGCCCGGAACAGTTCCGCATGCAGGTTGAGGCCTTCAAGCGGCTCTGGGCCGCAGGCTACAGCAACCTTGGTGTTATGTTCCCGCTGGTCAACCACCCCGCCGAGTTTGTCCAGGCCCGCGCGATGATGAAAGAGTGGGGGGTCAACGTGGAGAACGTGACCCTCGGCGTCATGATCGAGGTCCCGAGCAGCGCCATCCTCATCGAGGACTTCATCAAGGCCGGGATCAAGTTCGCCTCGTTCGGGACGAACGACCTCATCCAGTACACGCTCGCCATCGACCGGAACAACGAGCATGTCGCAGATATGTACGAGCCCGAGCACCCTGCAGTGCTCAGGCTGATCGATTACGCGATCAAAGCCTGCCGGGAGCACGGTGTTGAGTGCTCGATCTGCGGCCAGGCCGGCTCTGACCCTGATATGGTCGCGTGGCTCGTCGGGCACGGCATCACCAGCGTCTCCGCAAACATCGACGCGGTTCCGCGCATCCGTGAGGCCGTGGCCCGGAAAGAGCGGCAGATCCTCCTTGATGCGGCGAGAAGAAATGCGTGAAGTTGGATGCCCTGAGGAGGAGCTCTTCTCCTTCCTCTCGCTCTCGCGGCAGGAGGATCTCGGCTACCAGAATATCCTGAGTTCGATGTGCACGCCGCCCCACCCGGTCGCGGCACGGGCGCACGCGATGTTCCTCGAGACCAACCTCGGCGACCCCGGGCTCTTCCCGGGGACGGCCGCGCTCGAGAGACTCCTCGTCCGGAGGCTCGGCGCGCTGATGCACCTCCCCGAAGCGGGCGGGTATGCGACCTCAGGGGGGACCGAGTCGAACATCCAGGCGTTCCGGATCGCAAAGAAGCGAAAGCGCACACGATCCCCGAACGTGGTTGTTCCTGAGTCGGGCCACTTCTCGTTCCAGAAGGCCTGTGACATCCTGGGGCTCGAGATACGGACAGTGCCGCTCGATGCGGAGTTCAGGATGGATGTTGACGCGGTCGACGGTCTCGTGGATAACAACACGATCGCTCTCGTCGGCGTCGCCGGGACGACCGAGTACGGGGTGGTTGACCCCATCACCCGCCTCTCTGAGATCGCCCTGGACCGGGAGGTGTTCCTCCACATCGACGCCGCCTTCGGGGGGATGGTGGTGCCGTTCCTTGACCGGCCGATCCCGTTTGACTTCCGGCTCCCCGGTGTCAACTCCATATCCATCGACCCCCACAAGATGGGGATGAGCACCATCCCGGCAGGCTGCCTCCTTGTCAGGGACCCGGAGTATTTTTCGAGTCTCAACGTTGATACGCCCTACCTGACCGTGAAGCAGGAGTACACCCTCGCCGGAACCAGACCCGGCGCGTCGGTGGCAGCCGCAGTCGCGGTTCTCGAGTACCTGGGGATGGACGGCATGAGGGCGGTGGTCGCCGGGTGCATGGAGAACGCTCGAAGGCTGATCGAGGGGATGGAGACGCTCGGCTACCCGCGCGCGGTGACCCCGGACGTCAACGTGGCGACGTTCTCCTGTGACCGTGCGCCCGCCGGCTGGCGGGTCTCGAGGACCCGGGCCGGAGATATGCGGATCATCTGCATGCCTCACGTCACTCGTGACGTCGTCGAGGCATTCCTTGGAGATATGAGTGATCTGGATGCTTGAACGACTGATACGTTCACTGGAAGCCTCCCCGGTCATGAAGCGCGGGGAGTATGACTACTTCATCCACCCGATAACCGACGGGGTGCCGCTCGTTGAGCCGGCGCTCCTCCGCGAGGTCGGGTGTGCCATGGTGCGGGTCCTTGACCTTTCCGGCGTCGACAAGATCGTCGTCTGCGAGGCGATGGGGATCCACATCGGTGTCGCCTTCTCGATGATGACCGATATTCCGCTGGTGGTCGTCAGGAAACGCTCCTACAACCTGCCCGGGGAGGTCGCGGTACACCAGACCACCGGCTACTCGAAGGGGGAACTCTACTTAAACGGCGTCAGTGCGGGCGAGCGTGTCGTGATCATCGACGACGTCTGCAGCACCGGGGGGACGCTCCGCGCCCTCATCAGCGCGCTCGGGCAGGTTGGCGCCGAGATCGCCGATATCTGCGTGGTCATATCCCGGGGCGATGCTGATATCGGCCGCCCGCTCAAGACCCTGGTCAGGGTCGATGTCTCCGGGGGCCGGGTGCGTGTTGTTGATACCTGTATCTGACATTATCCGCCGGCTCAGCGAGCGCGGCGCAAAACGCGTTGCTCTCCAGTTCCCGGCAGGGCTTGCGCGGCAGGCGCCGGGGGTAGCAGCCGCACTCCGCGATGCAGGATTTGAGGTGATCGTCAGCGGCGATCCCTGCTACGGGGCCTGCGACCTTGCGCTTGATACCCTCACGTATGCCGACGTCCTGGTCCACTTCGGCCATGCGCCGGTTGAGGACCGATCTAGCGTCATCTACGAGCCTGTCCGGATCGACTTCGATGTGGGTGTGCTCTCCCGGGCCCTGCCAATGCTTGAGAGCCGCCGGGTTGGCCTTGTCACCACGGTCCAGCACGTCCACCTGGTGGGCGCGATGGCTGCGTATCTCGGGGAACACGGTATCGAGGCGGTCGTCGCTCCCGGGGATGGGCGCACACCGCTTCCGGGACAGGTGCTCGGGTGCAACTTCGCCGCCGCGCGGGCGACGGGGGCGGACGAGATCCTCTTTGTCGGGACCGGGGTCTTCCACCCCACCGGGATCCAGCTTGCCACCCGGGCCCGGGTGGTGGCGCTCGACCCCTTCACCGGCGAGGCTCGGATAGTGGATGCGTCCCGTCTGGTCCGCCGCCGTGCTGCGGTGATGGCGAAGGCAGAAGATGCTGCGAGTTTTGGGATCATCGTCAGCACAAAGAGCGGGCAGCAGCGGATGGGGCTTGCCCGGCGGCTCGCCGCGCTCTCGGATCGCGCTTTCCTTGTTGCGATGCGCGAGGTCTCCCCTGCCGGGATGCTCGACCTCGGGTTTGGGGCGTACGTGAACACCGCATGCCCCCGGCTCGCCTACGACGACCAGATCCGGTTCCCGGTCCCGGTGCTGACGCCGCCGGAGTTTGAGATCCTCTGCGGTGCCCGGGCCTGGGAGGATTACGCGATCGACGAATACCTTGCGCCATGAACCTCCGGCAACTTGAGATGCGGCTCGAACGCCTGCAGGGTTTTGAGCGGCCGACAGCCCGCCTCGAGCAGTACCAGACCCCGGCGCCGGTGGCGGCCCGTCTCCTCCATCATGCTGCCATGCAGGGGGCGATCGAGGGGCGCCGGGTCTGCGACCTCGGGTGCGGGACCGGGATCCTCGCCTGCGGTGCAGCCCTCCTCGGCGCGTCTGCCGTGACCGGGGTGGATATCGACCCGGCCGCAATAGACGTCGCCCGGCAGAACGCGGAGATGCTCGGGGTCACGGTGGATTTCATCGTCGCCGACATCAGGAGCCCCGACGTCGACTGGGCGGCGCTTGCGTGCGACACCGTCGTGATGAACCCGCCGTTCGGGGCGCAGAAGGCGCACGCCGACCGGCCATTCATCGATCGGGCGCTCGAACTCGGGCAGATGATCTATGGCATCTTCAACGAAGGCTCAAGTCCGTTCGTGGCCGCCTACATCGAAGGCCGGGCGACGATTGAAGAGGTGATTTTGTGCGCGTTCCCGCTCCGGAGGACGTTTGCGCATCATCGCAAGGAGCGAGTGGATATTACGGTAGAGGTCATACGCTTAAGGCGGATCTGACACCGTGACCTCTGATACAAAGTCCGTATGGGGACTCTCTGCAGCCCACCTGGTGACCGACCTCTACTCGCCGGTCCTCCCTGCAATCCTGCCACTCCTCATTGCAGAGCAGGGCTACTCGTTCTTCCTCGCGGGGCTGATCGTCACGGTCTTCAACCTCACGTCGTCGATGATGCAGCCGCTCGTCGGCTGGCTCTACGATACCCGGGGGCTTGCCGTCCATATCAGCGTCACCGTCCTCATCAGCGCGACGTTCATATCGGTCATCGGCCTGCTCAACAACTATTACCTCGTTCTTGCTTCCGTTGCCATAGCGGCGCTGGGGCACGCTCTCTTCCACCCAAGCGCGCTCGGGACCGTCAGCCGCCTGACCCGGGATGCGAGCCGGGGCCGGATCACCTCCTACTTTGTCATCGGCGGCAACCTGGGCTACGCAATCGGCCCCATATGCGCCGGGGTAGCTGTCGGCCTCATGGGCCTTCCGGGGCTTGTCATCCTTGCGATCCCCGGCATCGTGATGGCGGCGGTGCTCCGCTACGTCCTGCCCGGCCCCGTGCGCCGCGAGGTCCCTGCACCGTCCTCCCGGAGCGAGCGGCCCGCACGCCGGGCGATCGCACTCCTGGTCGCGGCCTCAGGCCTCCGGGCGTGGGCGATATTCGGTTCGGTCGCGTTCCTCCCGACCATCCTCACCCTGCGGGGCATCGATCTCGTGACCGCGAACCTGCTGGTCTCAGGCATGCTCATCGCCGGGGTCGTGGGGCAGCTCGTCGGCGGGATACTCTCTGACCGCTACGGCCGCAAGGAGTACACGCTCATCGGGCTTGTCACCGCCATCCCGCCGTTCCTCGTCTTCCTCATGACCGACGGCATCGTCTCGCTGGTCGCGATGATCATCTTCGGGTTCATCCTCTGGTCGACCTTCGCCGTCACCGTCGCCATGGCTCACGAGATAGCACCCGGGAACGTCGGGCTCGTCTCCGGGCTGATGCTCGGGCTCGCGGTCGGCGTGGGCGGGATGGGGGTTGCGGCCACCGGGTGGATTGCTGATGCAACCTCACTCTCGGTTGGCCTCATGACGATCCCGGTTGCGATCGCCCTTGCCGTCCCGCTATTCCTTGCGGTCCCCTATCCCTGGAAGGTCTTCTCGCGGAGCCGGTCTCCCACCCTGGGATAATCCCACCCCAACCTCTTAAGTAGAGGGAGTGCGGATTCATCGCCGATGGTCACCCGGTTCCAGCGCTACCGGCAGATAGCCGATGTGCTGGTCAAGTATGGTTTTGGGATCCTCGTCGAGGAGGTCATTCCAGGGGGCAGGCGCTTGAGGGCGCTCCGGAGACCTCCCGGTGAGGAACGGTCGGTATACGAGCGGATCCGGCTTGCCATCGAGGAACTGGGGCCGACCTACATTAAGTTCGGGCAGATCATGAGCACCCGCCGGGAACTCCTCCCGCCTGAACTCATCGAGGAACTCCAGAAGTTGCAGGACCAGGTTGCCCCGCTCCCGTTTGAGGAGATCCGGCCGGTGATCCAGCGCTACTGCCCAAACCTCGAGGAGTGTTTTGATATCATCGAGGAGGAGCCGGTCGCGGCCGCCTCCCTCTCGCAGGTGCACCGCGCGGTGATGCGAGACGGCCGCATCATCGCCCTCAAGGTGCAGCGCCCGGGAATCGTCAACCTCATCGAGACCGACATCCTGATCCTGCAGTCGCTTGCAAGACGGGTCGGGTCGCTCTCCCCTGCCCTGCGGGTCTACAACCTGCGCGGCATGGTGGATGAGTTCTCTCTCCAGATCAGGCGCGAACTGGATTTCGCCCAGGACGGGATGAACGCGGACCGTCTCAGGAGGAACATGCGCGGGATTCCGGGCGTGAAGATCCCCCGGGTCCACTGGGGGATCTCCGGCCCCTGCCTGCTTGCCATGGACTACGTCGAGGGGGTGCGGATCGATGATGTGGCGGCCATCCGGGCGTTCGGCCTCTTTCCCGAGGATATTGCCAACCTCGGTTTTTCTGCCTACATCCAGCAGATCTTCGTGGACGGTCTCTTTCACGGGGACCCCCACCCTGGAAACCTCCTGGTTACCAGACGGGGAGAGGTCGTCTTCCTCGATTACGGCATCGTCGGGGTTCTCCGCCCGGAGAGACGGCGCGCTTTTGCCGACCTCCTCCTCGCCATGACCAGAACTGACGTTGCGGGCGTTATCGCGGCGCTCGAGAGGCTCGATGTGCATATCAGCCCGGCAGACCTCGACTCCGTGAAGGATGACCTCTACCTGGTCCTGCTGGATTACCGGGAGATGCGGCTTGAGCAGGTGAACTTTGCGATAGCGATCCGTGGCCTGACCGATATCCTCCGGCGGTACCACATCAGCGTCCCATCCAACCTGATGCTGATGATGAAGGTGGTCGTTATGGTTATCGATATCGGCATCAGGCTCGATCCCTCATTCAACTTCGACCAGAGGATCCGGCCGTACCTGGCCAGGATCATCGCGCAACAGCGATTCTCCCCTGATACAGTGGCTGATTCCGTGCGGTCGCTTGCGGGCGCGGCAGAGGGGCTGCTCGCCATCCCGGGGAACGTGAACGAGACCTTAAAGACCCTCTCAGAGGGAGCCGTCACGATCGAACTGGAGGATAGCGACCTTGCAAAGATCGTCGGCGTCATCGACCGGACGAGCGATAAGCTCATCGTCGGGCTGGTGGTCGCCGCGATCGTCGTGGGGTCGTCACTGGTGCTCCGGGTGGCCGATCTCCCGATTCCCCGCTACGTCACGACTCTTGCGGTCGTGGGTTATGTCTTTGCGGTGCTGGTCGGGTTTTATGCGGTCTATAATATCCTCAGGCACGGGAGGATCATACGGCGGTGAGGGGTGAGAGAACCCCCATACGCGCTAACGTTCGGTATGGAGATTCACGAGAATGACGCTCGATTCGGGATATGAGGGTCGGTTTTGGGTATTACTGGTTATTCTACGGTCAATAGCCCGCCTCCTCGGGAAACGGTCTTGATCCCGGTCAGGGAGCATACGATGAGAGCCCGATCGGTTCGCTCCGGGAGGTTATCAGGCCTCAGGCGGGGTTTCCCCGGGTATCGCCCCCTCCCCTGCCCCCACCCCCAGGGTGATTCCCACCACGGTCCACTGCCTGGGTGAGCCGGGGGATACCCCGCGTTCACCACCCACGCTGAGGTGGGTGGGAACGATCGCCAGAACTGACATGCGGGTTCAACAGAGTTTGAACCCCGCCGATAGCCAACCCGAGAACGCAAGTGCACCCATGGTTGGGTTCGCGCCAATGGGAGGAGCCTCTCTCCCGGGCCCCAAGGTATTCCCACCACGATCCACTCACTGCCTGGGGCGAGCCCGGGAAATATCTGTGTTCAGTCCATCCCTGCACCCCACCTGCTCCAACATATGGGTTTTCACGCATGCAGCCTGCTGCATCGTGTCACTTTATTTTGAAGATTCCAATGCGTGAAATGCAACGTCGATGACCACGCGTGAAGATGAGGATTTGACCTCACGCGAAGCCGCGAAGGTCGCGAAGGTGACGTTGGATTTGTGGGTTTTGGACGACAAAGAGCATTAAGGCGCGGCCTCATGAGCGTTTTGGGGACCTCTCACACAATAACCGGCCCACCGGCATGCCCCTTCCCCGGGCCGGAGGATGAGTACAAAAAATATTATTCAGATTTCTTCTTGAAGAACAGCCTGCAGTGGCACATGCCCTGCTCCTCGATCTCTTTCTCGTGGTAGATGCAGGGACAGATGATGATCTTGTCCTTTTCAGGATCCCCGCTCCGGAGCCTGCAGGGGCAGTATGCCGCCCCAAACCGCTCTTCGTTCCGGGCAAGCCCGCGGAGGACGGCCGAGAGTTGTTTCTCGTCGACGTTCAGCACAAAGCCCTTCTCCTTCGCGTACTGCTTTGCCCTGGTACGCGCTTCTTCAATCCCTTCTTCAGTCATAACAAAACTCCTATCGTGTGGGTCTCCGGCGCCCGTGCTCTTCGATATGGGCAATCATCGAGTTAAAGATTTTGACACCGTCCTCTGATCCGAGTACGCGCTCACTTGCCCGCTCCGGATGCGGCATCATCGCGAGCACGTTTCCTGCTTCCGAGAGGACGCCGGTGATGTTCTCTGCCGACCCGTTCGGGTTGCTCTCCGGTGTTGTGTTGCCGTGCTCATCACAGAACCGGAATGCGACCTGCCCGTCCCGGTTCAGCCGCGCGACCACATCCTCAGGGGCAACGTACCGCCCCTCCTTATGAGCGATCGGGACCCTGATCACCTCGCCCTCCCGGTAGAGCGTGGTGAACGGGGACGTGGTGTTCTCGACGCGGAGGTATACATGCTGTGAGATGAACTTCGGGTAGGCGTTCAGCGTGAAGGTGCCCGGCACCAGTCCTGCCTCTGAAGCGATCTGCGCGCCGTTGCAGATCCCAAGGACCAGCCCCCCGCTCTTCGCGTGCCTGACGATGTCATCCATGACTGCAGTCCGGGCGGCGATGGCCCCTGCGCGGAGGTAGTCCCCGTACGAGAACCCACCCGGGAGCACCACGGCGTCGTAAGGGCGGGAAAGCCCCTCCTTATACCAGACAAGGTCGGTATCGACCCCGCAGACGTCCGCGAGGACGTGGTAGGTGTCCTGGTCGCAGTTGCTGCCGCCGAACTGTACCACAGCGAATCTCATGCCTTACTCGACCTCAATGGTGTAGCGGTGGATGACCGGGTTTGCAAGGAGCCGTTCGCAGATCGCCCGGGCCTCTTCCCGTGCCGCTGCCGCATCTTCTGCGTCGATACTGATCCGGAAGAGGCGCGCCGTGCTCAGGTCCCCGGTCGCAAACCCAAGGTTCGCAAGGGCGTGCCTGATGGCACGCGCTTCAGGGTCCAGCATCCCCTCTTTGAGGGCGATGGTGATGGTTACGTCAAACTTCATGCAGACCCCCTTTGAGGCGGCGAGAGTATCCGTTTCGCGACGCCGGCGTAGGTCTCCATGACGTCTCCCTTGTTGAAGCGGTAGACGTCCTTATCAAGAGACGCCCCGGTCTCCTTGTCCCAGAGCCGCATCGAGTCCATACTGATCTCGTCGCCGACGACGATCTCCCCATCATGGTGGCCGAACTCGAGTTTGAAGTCGACCAGGGTGATGCCGCGCTGGTCAAGATACTCAGAGAGCACCTCGTTTACCGCGAGCGCCATGGCCTTGATCTGGTCGAGTTCCTCGGGCGTGGCAAGCCCCAGGGCATAGATCAGGTCATCGTTCAGCATCGGGTCATGGTGAGCGTCGCTCTTGTAATCGATGACGATCACTGGCGGATCGAGCGGTTCACCTTCGCGGAACGGGTAGCGGCGCACGATTGACCCGGCCGCGACGTTTCTCACGATCACCTCGAGGGGGAACATCTCAAGTCTCCGCACCGCAATCGTGGCGGGCTCAAGACTTGCGAGGTAGTGAGTCCCGATCCCGTGCTCCTCCAGGTACCCAAAGAGGAAGGAGGAGACCTCTGCGTTATATCTTCCCTTGCCGCTCAGGGTGTCTTTCTTCTCACCGTCAAAGGCCGTGATGTCGTCCCGGAACTTCACGATATACACTTCCGGGTCATCAGTGCGATAGACGGATTTAGCCTTCCCTGTGTAGAGGAGGTCAACCTGTTTCATGGCGAAATCTCCTGGTAGATGTTGATCGGGATTTATGATGAGGTTATGCACCCTCATCCCGGTTCGGCCTTGCGAATCCTCTCCGCAAGCTGTCTGATCAGGGGTTCGAGGAGGGGAGAGTACCAGCCTTTCTCGATGTACTGCGGGTAGATGCAGAGCCGCTCCCGGAGCTCGGCGTCGCCGGCCACTCTCTTTAGTTCCTCGATCTCCGGCCAGGGGCGCTCAGGGTTGACGTAGTCGATGGTGAGCGGGGAGACCCCGCCGAGGTCGTCCACGCCGCACCCGATCAGGTGAGAGGCATCAGCGAGGTTCGGCGGTATCTGCACCGCCACGTCGGAAGGGAGGATCTCCCGGGCGAGGGCTATCGTCGCACAGAGTTCGCTTGTTTCGGGAGTCGGTGTGCCTTCCATCGGGGTCCCGGGCTTCGGGCGGAAGTTTTGCACGATGACCTCCTGGATATGACCAAATCGTCGGTGGAGGTCCCGGATGACCTGGAAAGACTCCTCCCGGTCCTCCATCGTCTCACCGATCCCGACCAGGATGCCGGTCGTGAACGGTATCGAGAGTTTACCTGCGTTCTCGATCATCTCGATCCTGACGCCCGGTTTTTTTCCTGGAGAATCCCGGTGCGCGGCAACCTCCGCGGTCGTCTCAAGCATCAGCCCCATGCTCGCGTTCACCGCTCGGAGCCGGTCGAGTTCCAGGTAGGAGAGGATGCCGGCGTTGGTGTGCGGCAGGAGCCCAAGCCGTATGGCCGCAAGAGAGAGGTCGTAGACGTAGTCGAGGATATCGGTGTAGCCTATCCGCTCGAGCATGGCGGTAAACCCGGGAACCGCACCAGGGCGCTCCCCGAAGGTGAAGAGCGCCTCGGTGCAGCCAAGTTCCGCGCTCACCTCCATGGTGCGGAGCACCTCGCCGGGGGGCATGATGCACCCCTCCCGCACCGGGGTCCGGAAGCAGCAGTAACCGCAACGGTTTGCGCAGACTGTTGTTAGGGGGAGGAATGCGTTCCTTGAGTAGGTAATCACGCGCCGGTGCATGGATAGTATGTCGACACTTCCGCACTTGAAGTTTGGGAGTGCATCGAGCCCTCTTTGAGGGGAGAGCCTGCTCTGGTGCGTGAAGCGGATCGCCGGTCACACAGAGATCCGCGTGAAGCAGCGGTATGGCGACGGTGATGGGGGCCTCGCGCGAAGCCGTGAAGGGGTGGTCCGGGGCGTGGGGGATTATCTGTTGTCGTAAATCCGGCGGATGGGTGGTTTTGGGCGTGCACCATTAACGATGCCTTTTTGATGCTGCCCCGACAACCGTTTCACAATGTATTTTCACGCGCTTATTCCCTTTAAGCCCGTAAACCCCAAGACGCGTCTCTCCTGCATCCTCAGCCAGGAGGAGCGGGAGGCGTTTGCACGGACGATGCTCGAAGACGTGATCGCCTCTGTGCTGAAGTCGGGGTGCAGCGCCACCCTGCTCTGCACCCACCCCTTCAAACACGAGGACACGCTCATCGCCGTCAGGAAAGAGCCCCTGAACGAAGCGATCAACTGGGCGCTCAGGCAGTTCCACTGTCCTGCGCTCATCATCATGGCCGACCTCCCCCTGGTGACTGCCGGGGATATCCAGCGGCTGATCCGCACTGAGAAGGACATGGCTATCGTGCCGGGCCGGGGCGGCGGGACGAACGTAATTTTCCTGAAGAAACCGCAATGCTTCCACGCCGACTTCTACGGCGCAAGTTTCATCGACCACATGGCGGTTGCAGAAGAGTGCGGCTTCTCAGTCGAGGTGATCGACTCGTTCCGGATGTCGACCGACATCGATGAGAAGGAAGACCTCGTTGAGATCCTGATCCATGGAAAAGGGAGAAAGAGCAAGGAGTTCCTGGAGAATTCAGGGTTTACCCTTGCCATCGACGAGAAGGGACGGGTCGGCGTGCAGCGCGACGCCCATAAAGAGACACTCTGAAGCATCGATGGTGGCGACCCCTGCGTAGTCGCCGACGGGAAGCCCGGTCCCCCGCACAACGACTGCGGGGACGCACTCGTTTGCTTCCCCCATCACCAGTTCGGCCGCTGATGCGATGCAGTCAGCCACCGCCCGTTTGGTGACCTCGAGTTCGCGGCCGAAGAGATCCTGCTTTCCGCGCTCGTCAAGGACCGAGGGGATGCCCGAGCACCCGATAGCGACCCCGCAGCACCCAAGGCGCATCGCATGTGTCCTTGAATCGGCGATGATGACACCGACGTCTGCCCCGGTTCGCTCTGCGATCCCGGCACGTATCCGCGCAGCGGTCGCATCCGGATCCACCGGCAGCAGGACGACGGAGCCGGACGGGGCATTGGATGCGTCGATTCCAGCGTTTGGGAGGAGCGTCCCGTTCTTCATGCAGAGCAGGAACCCCGGGATGCCCCCGACGACCCGGTCGCTCTCCCTGAGCACCACCTCAACCAGGCGGGGGTCCATCTGGTAGTCTTCGGCAAGCCGGAGCGCTTCGGGCGAGGGTTCGATATCGTCCAGTCTCGCGACCCGCCCCTCGGCGGTGGCCACGGCCGACTCAGCGACGACCACGATATCCCCTGCCTGCAACCCCCCGCACTCCGAGCGTTCGGCGGCTGCGAGGATATGCGCCGCCATATCATCCCCGGCCCGGACCAGGGGGGTCGCAAGACCGTACACAGAGTATGATAGCCTCGTCATGTCTGTCTCATCTTCTCATACACCCTGAGCAGGTCTGCAGTCTCGGCGACGTCGTGGCTCCTGACCACGGCCGCTCCCTGCCTGACCAGGTCCATGGTGAGCGCGAGGGTTCCCGCGAGCCGCTCTTCCGGTCCTTTTCCGATCAGGTCTCCGATGAAGGTCTTTCGGGAGATCGCGGCGAGCACCGGGCGGCCGAAGGTTAAGAACGCCTCAAAGTTCCGGCAGAG is a genomic window of Methanoculleus bourgensis MS2 containing:
- the purS gene encoding phosphoribosylformylglycinamidine synthase subunit PurS, whose amino-acid sequence is MKFDVTITIALKEGMLDPEARAIRHALANLGFATGDLSTARLFRISIDAEDAAAAREEARAICERLLANPVIHRYTIEVE
- a CDS encoding METTL5 family protein, with amino-acid sequence MNLRQLEMRLERLQGFERPTARLEQYQTPAPVAARLLHHAAMQGAIEGRRVCDLGCGTGILACGAALLGASAVTGVDIDPAAIDVARQNAEMLGVTVDFIVADIRSPDVDWAALACDTVVMNPPFGAQKAHADRPFIDRALELGQMIYGIFNEGSSPFVAAYIEGRATIEEVILCAFPLRRTFAHHRKERVDITVEVIRLRRI
- the mfnA gene encoding tyrosine decarboxylase MfnA; protein product: MREVGCPEEELFSFLSLSRQEDLGYQNILSSMCTPPHPVAARAHAMFLETNLGDPGLFPGTAALERLLVRRLGALMHLPEAGGYATSGGTESNIQAFRIAKKRKRTRSPNVVVPESGHFSFQKACDILGLEIRTVPLDAEFRMDVDAVDGLVDNNTIALVGVAGTTEYGVVDPITRLSEIALDREVFLHIDAAFGGMVVPFLDRPIPFDFRLPGVNSISIDPHKMGMSTIPAGCLLVRDPEYFSSLNVDTPYLTVKQEYTLAGTRPGASVAAAVAVLEYLGMDGMRAVVAGCMENARRLIEGMETLGYPRAVTPDVNVATFSCDRAPAGWRVSRTRAGDMRIICMPHVTRDVVEAFLGDMSDLDA
- the hpt gene encoding hypoxanthine/guanine phosphoribosyltransferase, translating into MLERLIRSLEASPVMKRGEYDYFIHPITDGVPLVEPALLREVGCAMVRVLDLSGVDKIVVCEAMGIHIGVAFSMMTDIPLVVVRKRSYNLPGEVAVHQTTGYSKGELYLNGVSAGERVVIIDDVCSTGGTLRALISALGQVGAEIADICVVISRGDADIGRPLKTLVRVDVSGGRVRVVDTCI
- a CDS encoding MFS transporter; amino-acid sequence: MTSDTKSVWGLSAAHLVTDLYSPVLPAILPLLIAEQGYSFFLAGLIVTVFNLTSSMMQPLVGWLYDTRGLAVHISVTVLISATFISVIGLLNNYYLVLASVAIAALGHALFHPSALGTVSRLTRDASRGRITSYFVIGGNLGYAIGPICAGVAVGLMGLPGLVILAIPGIVMAAVLRYVLPGPVRREVPAPSSRSERPARRAIALLVAASGLRAWAIFGSVAFLPTILTLRGIDLVTANLLVSGMLIAGVVGQLVGGILSDRYGRKEYTLIGLVTAIPPFLVFLMTDGIVSLVAMIIFGFILWSTFAVTVAMAHEIAPGNVGLVSGLMLGLAVGVGGMGVAATGWIADATSLSVGLMTIPVAIALAVPLFLAVPYPWKVFSRSRSPTLG
- the purC gene encoding phosphoribosylaminoimidazolesuccinocarboxamide synthase yields the protein MKQVDLLYTGKAKSVYRTDDPEVYIVKFRDDITAFDGEKKDTLSGKGRYNAEVSSFLFGYLEEHGIGTHYLASLEPATIAVRRLEMFPLEVIVRNVAAGSIVRRYPFREGEPLDPPVIVIDYKSDAHHDPMLNDDLIYALGLATPEELDQIKAMALAVNEVLSEYLDQRGITLVDFKLEFGHHDGEIVVGDEISMDSMRLWDKETGASLDKDVYRFNKGDVMETYAGVAKRILSPPQRGSA
- the purQ gene encoding phosphoribosylformylglycinamidine synthase I, with product MRFAVVQFGGSNCDQDTYHVLADVCGVDTDLVWYKEGLSRPYDAVVLPGGFSYGDYLRAGAIAARTAVMDDIVRHAKSGGLVLGICNGAQIASEAGLVPGTFTLNAYPKFISQHVYLRVENTTSPFTTLYREGEVIRVPIAHKEGRYVAPEDVVARLNRDGQVAFRFCDEHGNTTPESNPNGSAENITGVLSEAGNVLAMMPHPERASERVLGSEDGVKIFNSMIAHIEEHGRRRPTR
- a CDS encoding ferredoxin-thioredoxin reductase catalytic domain-containing protein gives rise to the protein MTEEGIEEARTRAKQYAKEKGFVLNVDEKQLSAVLRGLARNEERFGAAYCPCRLRSGDPEKDKIIICPCIYHEKEIEEQGMCHCRLFFKKKSE
- a CDS encoding ABC1 kinase family protein, whose product is MVTRFQRYRQIADVLVKYGFGILVEEVIPGGRRLRALRRPPGEERSVYERIRLAIEELGPTYIKFGQIMSTRRELLPPELIEELQKLQDQVAPLPFEEIRPVIQRYCPNLEECFDIIEEEPVAAASLSQVHRAVMRDGRIIALKVQRPGIVNLIETDILILQSLARRVGSLSPALRVYNLRGMVDEFSLQIRRELDFAQDGMNADRLRRNMRGIPGVKIPRVHWGISGPCLLAMDYVEGVRIDDVAAIRAFGLFPEDIANLGFSAYIQQIFVDGLFHGDPHPGNLLVTRRGEVVFLDYGIVGVLRPERRRAFADLLLAMTRTDVAGVIAALERLDVHISPADLDSVKDDLYLVLLDYREMRLEQVNFAIAIRGLTDILRRYHISVPSNLMLMMKVVVMVIDIGIRLDPSFNFDQRIRPYLARIIAQQRFSPDTVADSVRSLAGAAEGLLAIPGNVNETLKTLSEGAVTIELEDSDLAKIVGVIDRTSDKLIVGLVVAAIVVGSSLVLRVADLPIPRYVTTLAVVGYVFAVLVGFYAVYNILRHGRIIRR
- the dph2 gene encoding diphthamide biosynthesis enzyme Dph2, whose amino-acid sequence is MLLIPVSDIIRRLSERGAKRVALQFPAGLARQAPGVAAALRDAGFEVIVSGDPCYGACDLALDTLTYADVLVHFGHAPVEDRSSVIYEPVRIDFDVGVLSRALPMLESRRVGLVTTVQHVHLVGAMAAYLGEHGIEAVVAPGDGRTPLPGQVLGCNFAAARATGADEILFVGTGVFHPTGIQLATRARVVALDPFTGEARIVDASRLVRRRAAVMAKAEDAASFGIIVSTKSGQQRMGLARRLAALSDRAFLVAMREVSPAGMLDLGFGAYVNTACPRLAYDDQIRFPVPVLTPPEFEILCGARAWEDYAIDEYLAP